From Tissierellales bacterium:
CAGCTCAAAAAACTTTATGATTGTGAAATTGTAAAGAAACTTTCAGCTAGAGATGTGGATAGCTTAAAAAAAGGAGATTATGACTATATAATATCGACTATCAAAATAAGCCACATTGATTCAGAAGGTTATATAAGAATTAATCCCATGATACTTGCAAAAGACAGAGAGCTTTTAAGTAAATATTTGAGACAAAAGCAAGTCAAGCGAGAGGGTGAGGTAGAGCATCTCGTAGACAAATTGTTAGAAATAACGAAAAACTATGCATTTGTACAAGATGAATCACAGCTTGCGTATGAATTTTTGATGGCACTTAAGAAACAAAAGATGCCAGTAAATAAAAATATAGAAGAAAAGAATTTAAGTGATTATTTGTCAAAAGATTTGATAGATACAAATGTGGTAGCTAGTGATTGGAAAGACGCTATATCAAAGGGAACAGCCCTTTTAGAACAAAAAGAGAAGATTACAGATGAGTATAAAGACAGAATACTAGAAACACTTGAAGATTTAGGGCCGTATATGGCCATTGGTCCGGGTATATTTTTAGCCCATGCAAGGCCTGATGAAAGTGTTTTAGAGACGTCTATGAGCCTTATAACACTTGAAAATCCAATAAACTTTGGGCATAGTGAATTTGATCCCATAAAACTTGTCATAACACTTGCCTCAGTAGATCCAAAGAGCCATATAAAGGCGTTATCTGAGTTAACTGATATTTTACTCGATGAAGATAGGTTGCAAATAATATTGCAAGCGAGTCGCACAGAGGAGATATTTAAAGTTATAAAAAATAGAACTAAGAGGTAATTTGGCAGAAAACCTGCCACCACCAATTAGACGGGTGGTACATTGGAAAGGGGAAATTTAAATGGTAAAAAGAGAAGTTACTATCAAAAATGAAACAGGTTTACACGCTAGACCAGCTAGTTTATTTGTACAAACAGCGGTAAAGCATGCATCAACTATCAAAATTGAAAAAGACGGAAAAGAATTTGATGCAAAGAGTATGCTAGGAGTTCTAAGCCTTGGAGCAAACAAAGGTACTGTTATAACAATCAAAGCTGATGGCGATGATGAACAAGCAGCAGTTGACGCATTAGCAAACTTAATAGAAACATTCGAAGACTAGAAAATTTAAGAGAGTTTATCTTTTAATATCATACATTTAAGGGGATAATTAGGCGGTTAGATTAGCCATTTAATCGCCTATAATTCATAAAGCTGAGCTAAGAGCTCTTGTAAAAAGAACTTTTAGCTCAGCTTTAGGGTATAAGGACAGTACAACTTATTTCAAGCGGGTTATTAGGAGGAATTAGGATGATTAAAGGAATCGCAGCATCTTCAGGTATTGCAATAGCAAAAGCAATGAAAAAAGAAGTTGTTAAAATGGAAATTGAAGAGAGAGCAATAGAAAATATAGATGCAGAGAAAGCAAGATTTAGTGCAGCTATAGAGCAATCTAAAATGGAAATTGAAGCTTTAGTTAAGAGTACTAAGGAAAATATAGGTGAGAGTGAAGCTCAGGTATTTGAAGCGCATTTGATGATACTAGAAGACCCAGAGGTTGCATCTAGAGTGGACAGCAAATTAGCTGAAGAAAAACTTTGTGTTGAACATATTTATAAAGTTGTTACAGACGAATTCATCGATATGTTTATGCAAATTCCTGATGAATATTTGAGAGAAAGAGCTCATGATTTACAAGATGTTAGAGATAGAGTTTTGAGAAATCTTTTGGGAATAAAATTAAAGGATTTTTCTAATTTAGGAGAAGAAACTATTATTATTGCTAGAGATTTGACTCCTTCAGATACAGCTAGCTTGGATAAGAAGTACGCTATAGGTTTTGTTACAGAAATTGGCGGTTCTACATCGCACAGTGCAATAATGGCGAGAACACTTGAAATACCAGCTGTCGTTGGAACTATTGATGTTCTAAGTCATGTAAATGATGGAGATATGGTTATAATTGATGGGGATGAAGGAATTGTAATACTGAGCCCATCAGGCGAAGAGGTAGAAAAATATCAAAAACTTAGAGCAGAGAGAAATGAATTCAAAAAAGCACTTGAAAAAATGATCGGAAAATCAAGTGAAACTCTAGATGGACACAGCGTAGAACTTGCAGCAAATATCGGTAGTCCAAACGATTTAGATGGAGTACTTAAGTACGATTCAGAGGGTGTAGGACTTTATAGAACAGAGTTTTTATATATGGATAATACTGCATGGCCAACAGAAGATGAGCAATTTGAAGCTTATAAAAAAGTAGCGCAGGGTCTAGATGGAAAACCAGTAGTTATAAGAACACTTGATATTGGTGGAGACAAAGAACTTAGTTATTATGATTTGCCAGAAGAAATGAACCCATTTTTGGGATACAGAGCTATTCGTCTATGTCTAGATCAAAAGGATATATTCAAGACACAATTAAGAGCTATATTTAGAGCAAGTGCATTTGGAAATATCAGAATCATGTTTCCAATGATATCTTCTGTAGAGGAACTAAGAGCCGCGAAAGCTGTTGTAAATGAGGTAAAAGCAGAATTAAAAGCAGAGAGTATAGAATATGATGATTCAACACAAATTGGTATGATGATAGAGATACCGGCAGCGGCAGTTATTTCAGATCTATTAGCTAAGGAAGTTGATTTCTTCAGTTTAGGAACAAATGATTTAATTCAATATACAGCAGCAGTAGATAGAATGAATAGCAAGATAGCACATCTTTATAATCCATTCCACCCAGCTATAATCCGTCTAATAAATACT
This genomic window contains:
- a CDS encoding HPr family phosphocarrier protein, which gives rise to MVKREVTIKNETGLHARPASLFVQTAVKHASTIKIEKDGKEFDAKSMLGVLSLGANKGTVITIKADGDDEQAAVDALANLIETFED
- the ptsP gene encoding phosphoenolpyruvate--protein phosphotransferase is translated as MIKGIAASSGIAIAKAMKKEVVKMEIEERAIENIDAEKARFSAAIEQSKMEIEALVKSTKENIGESEAQVFEAHLMILEDPEVASRVDSKLAEEKLCVEHIYKVVTDEFIDMFMQIPDEYLRERAHDLQDVRDRVLRNLLGIKLKDFSNLGEETIIIARDLTPSDTASLDKKYAIGFVTEIGGSTSHSAIMARTLEIPAVVGTIDVLSHVNDGDMVIIDGDEGIVILSPSGEEVEKYQKLRAERNEFKKALEKMIGKSSETLDGHSVELAANIGSPNDLDGVLKYDSEGVGLYRTEFLYMDNTAWPTEDEQFEAYKKVAQGLDGKPVVIRTLDIGGDKELSYYDLPEEMNPFLGYRAIRLCLDQKDIFKTQLRAIFRASAFGNIRIMFPMISSVEELRAAKAVVNEVKAELKAESIEYDDSTQIGMMIEIPAAAVISDLLAKEVDFFSLGTNDLIQYTAAVDRMNSKIAHLYNPFHPAIIRLINTVIQNGHKEGIWVGMCGETAGNPLLVPLFLAMGLDEFSMSPSSILRARHIIRNSSKQELEKHLDEILSLSTAEEIKKAVEEKFVL